A segment of the Elaeis guineensis isolate ETL-2024a chromosome 6, EG11, whole genome shotgun sequence genome:
CAATGTAACTAAAAAAAAAGTTCTTAGTGTTCTTGaatgatatttttctttttctttttcctgttCAGCAGTCTAAAGAGATCTTTTCTGGAGCTGTGGGAGGTGCAGGAGGAAACTGGATTAAGAAGCAAACACATATTCTCTCTTGTTTGCCATATAACAGTTATACACCTGCTTTTTTCCATATTTTGGGAATCAATCAAATAGTTGCTGCATGCCAAACCTTATTTCCTAACTTTTTTACAGGTCGACATAAAATTCATGGAATGATTActttcatgtaatgatatttttgaTATCTTCTTATTTCTGAATGCTTTTGAGTCAAGAGAACTTCTTGACGAAAAGGAATTATTAAATGAGATTTTATAAACCTTATTCTTCTTGTCATGCTGCTGCCTGCTTTTCCTAACTTGAAAGTTGAAACAAGTTTTGCTCTCACATTGCTGTTTGTTATAGCATCAGAAATATATGATTGTTCTATTTATGAATTACATCCTCCAGATTTAAAGCTGCATATTATATACTAGTTGTGTCAGGCATTAAATTGTCTTAATGTCACTACTAGTTGGTATTATGTTTGAAAAGTGCAGGTATGATAAACATCTAGATATCGCTTTGTTTAGTTAATTATTGTTTTCTTTTACTATGGATCAGATAATCATCTATGACTAGAGGTTCAAGTCCTCCTACAGGGTATCAAGAAGTCTCCTTTCAAGACGATAGTATCTTTCTGTGAAACTCTGATTGCtgctcaaataaaaattatatatatttttttcaatgtttTAAAGAGTCATAATGTCATAAGATGGAAATTTCAAAAATCAAGGTTTCTGTTACACATAGATATCTCATGTTAGGCTGTTTGTTGCAACAATAAATCAAAACACTTAAGGGTATCGAAGTTCAAACAATAGATACATTCATTTAGGAAACTACGTACATACATTTAGGAAACAACATGATGGCCGAGAGGCTGCCATTGTCATCCAAAATGACCTCATTGATCCTCATCTCAATTGTTTCCttcatcttctttcttcctgtgTTGATTAGTGCATTTTCATAATAGGACTTAATGGGGCTGTGAGATACTAGGAGAATAAAAATGAAAATACATGATTGTGTCTTGGACGTCTCTTTTTAGAGTTGCATCTGCAGAAGTTGTTGGATGGACAAAGCCACGATGTGGCATCCATCTGAGAAGGCATAGCACTGTATGTTGCTCTTATTGCACCGCAGAGGATGTGAACCTAGCTCGAGAATTGAAGGGATGggtcactgcataaaatttttttaattttgacttTTGTTTTTTGTTCTCAAGTTGGAAAGGCAGACCAACAAATCTGCATCCTATGAAATTATTGATCCATGGACCCAAGGGAGAAATATTGTCCGTTGATCTTGTCAGGTGGTATGTGGAGGGGCAAAAGCATTCAAAAATGTGGACAGTGGATAGATAAAAATGACACCTTGAAGAGTACCATTCTCATGAGAATGGTATATTGTGTGAATTTTTTCATAATTCAccctataatttaaaaaaaaaaaaacaaaaaaacaaaacccTAACGCTAAAATCTAattcccccccccccctccctagTCCATCCCCTTCTATTCTTTCAGCAATGGGGATGGCAACCGGTTGAGTATGGATCGGTATAGCTgcaaaattcaatttttttcataCAAATCAAACAAGTAAAAAAGAATATAAAAGTAAACTTGGTACTTCATATAACACAACAATGATAGAAACACAACAAACAAAAATATTGATCTTTAGGAAGCCAAAAATCGATAAAAGAACTAATTGAAGTGGCTCAGATCTATGGGAATTGAAGCAAGAATCCATTCAAGAATATGTAGTCGTAATATAGAAGGCaaaacaaaacaagaaaaaaCATGAGGGATCGAATTAATACCGAGTTGGTGGATAGAAATTCAGGTGTAGATGGGGAGTGGCGTCCAATCAGCTTGGGGAGGAGAATGTGTGTGACCTTGTGGCTACAGTTTGATCAGAAAGAGAGGAGACAATCGGGCAATGGGAGCTACAGGATGAGTGAGTGGAGTGACTCGGACAAGAGGTGGGGAAGGGATTTGTGAAGTTATATTATACTCGAGTCGGGTTTGATGTGAGTTTTACTATTATCCGCACCTACTTGAATCCACTTTGGGTTTTGAAATCAAGACACATACTCGCCGCCGACTCTAAAGGGCTCAGGTAAAACCTGTTCCATTAGAGTTAGGTCGGATCGTACTCGGTGGGGTGGAGTAATTCCATGACCCTTCTCCATCACTCCTCCCCTTCCCCCATCTTTCCCTCTTTGCCGCTCTCTTGGTTGTTCATATTGAGCCAAGAAGTTTGGAACCACCCATccttcacctctctctctctcccccctctcatATATCTCTCTTACTGGTGAGGGATTTGAGTAGCAGTGGCATTGTTGGCCATGCAGTGGCTGTGGTGGCTACCCAAGATCGAAGCTGTATCATCGAAGATCCGATGCCGTAGCTTATGGAATGTGGTAGTAGGATGCTGCATTTTGTTTATCCAGTCCATATTTATCTTCCCTCACATCTTGTTTCACTTCTCTCTCCGCCCCTCCCTACACcagtgatctctctctctctctctctctctctcaccccccctctctttctcccttcccTGGTGAACGATCGAAAGCACATTCAATTCCCTATTCAGTCAATTGGGTCAGGCTTGGGCTTCCGATTTCTTGTCGGGCCAGATTCAAGCTTCAGCTTTCATGCCTTAGATCATGCCATGCTAAGCTTGGCCCCAAATTTTTTGTGTTGATATGGGGTCTTGGCCTGGCTTGAACCTAAGAGATGCTCATGTCTAGGGGGTGCTCTTAAGCTGATATTTTGTGAGTCTGCCTTTGCAACAGGACTGATTGATTTTCTCTTTTACTACTCCCATTCTAGATTCCCTTTTATAATTTCCTTTTCTCACTTTTCCCTCTTTTATTATATTTAGGGTTTTGTATCATCGACTTAAACTTGCTTGATGGATCTTGGTTTGGCAAAGACTATGGTTTTCGAATCCACCCTCTCCAACTAGAGTTCAATTCACCAAAACTAGGTGTTTTCCACTTCTCACCTCATAACAGAAGATTGGATAAGTATTCCCTCCTTTCACTTTTATTCGTTTGTGCAAAATTTGTTGAATTTTCTCGAACATGTAATGTATTACCAAGAAAAGGAGAGGCGATACTTTATTTGATCAATCATATTGAAGACATAAATTATAACTGGAACCAGAGCCTTAGTATGGGCATGAAATTGGTCAAAGACATCTATTTTGTGTAATATGAgggcaaaaataaaagaaaagaaaagaaaataggtTGTCTTATTCTCGGTCATGATGTCATCATAATCTCTATTTTTATCGCTGTTCCTTTAATATCATCGTATGTTTCCATGTGATATTTCTTTCTTTTAAGTCACCTGTGTTGATTTTATCAATCAATCAGGGAATTCCTGGTACCTTCTGCTAATTTTTTCCGAAATACCCTGCATCATGCATAGATGCAGAATAGACTTATTTTTCCATACATATCTTCTTACTCATGAAAAAGTATGTTAATATTCAACTATTCACTCAATGTGCCTTGTTTCTATGAAGCTGGTGTCTGTAGCTACTTTGTGCCTTTTTTGTGAAAAGCTCCTGTTCCTTTTTTTCGCTACATGGTTGAACTTTATCATTGTTGGACATAATTTCTACTCTCCTGAAACAGAGGAGATAGTAGAATGCTGGTGCTGGTTGTACATGTAAATTGCAGCTTAATTGCCTAACTCCTTTCAATTTGTCCTTTGCTTTGTCTGACTTTGAGGCTTGTCAGGTTGTCAATATTTTGGTCTCTCTTGGGCATATATGGCGAACATGGCGTGCTTTATAATTGTCAGTAGGAATGACATTCCTATATATGAAGCTGAAGTGGGATCTGCACCCAAAGTATGGCTTCTGATGCTTTATTCTTTATTCTTGTTCCATGCTTCTCTGTTCTTTCTTTGACACCATTTCTAGCAATACCTATGCCTAAGTTCATTGACTAATGGACATTAATGCTCATATCTACATGAATGATATCAAACAGACAAATTAGCAATGTATATACATGAAGAGCTCTAAAAGTGTGtatgtacatgtacatgtatTTTTTGATGGATTCATGAATATTTAGTTCAGAAACTCTTGTCATACTTCAAATTTTGTTCCATCTACATTATATTATTTTCTGTGTCTCTCCCCCATTTTTTTTGGTGGATTTATGTATGTTTAGTCAGACAATTCTGACTTATTCCTTATGATATGTGGCTGAAAGATGAATGCAGTTCCCCCTATTATACTGTACTTCTCCCATCTGTCTAGATTCTGTCTAGAGGATACTTGGAGGATTTCTTCTTGTTGCTTGAAGCTTAACTTGCAATACCTATTAGCCTATTATGTGGTCTTTTAAATTCCTCTAATTGGCCTTCTAGATTTCACACTGATTCCCTTTGTCACCCAAGTATAGGAATCCAGCAGCATCTACTTGCAGGTTGACTTTAGCTTGAGAGTTGTTCTAGAACTTTCTCAAACTttggaagatcagtttcatctATATAGTGATCTGGAGGGATGGCCTGCCAGGTAGGGTCAAAGGTCAAGATATATGTGTTGAATGAGTGGCTCAGAATAGTGATCGTTGACATTTCTTCAAACATTGGTCTACAAGatgtaacataaaaaaaaaagaaagcgcaaaaaaaaaaaaaaggttgacaCATCCTAGTTGCTTGTTACATTGTTCTTTCCACTAATTCATTAGCTTATTTAAAAATTTGGATTATATTAAATCTTTTTAGGTCATGTTTTTTCAACCGCATTATATCTTGTTTTTTGGTGTTTATGTTGCAGAAGGAAGAAGCAGCTCACCAGCACCAGTTTATCTTACATGCTGCATTAGATATTGTTCAGGACCTTGCATGGACAACCAGTGCCATGTGAGTGTGTTTTTAGGTGTTTGTGTTGTCAACAGTTTGACTTTTATTTACGAGAATGTTTTCTTTATGGAGGCTTATAGATTACACAGAAAATAAAGGTTTGGGTCTTGTAGCTTATTTTGGAATTATATTCTCTGGCAACTGTCTCTGATCTTCACACGTGTTGTGCAGGTTTTTAAAAGCAGTGGACAGGTTCAATGATCTGGTGGTATCTGTTTATGTCACTGCAGGTCATATCCTTACAATTAAAACATTGTTACACTGTATTTTGAACATGATGGGCAGATATGGTGGAGAAGTttaggttaaaaatttattatgaacAAGCTGTTTATAAGATTTGTTAGCTGCATCTGGAGATGCAGACCAGTTGGTTACCCTTCTGTTTGGTGGATCGAGAATGATATGCATTTCTTGACTCTGTATTGATTGTCTCCTTTTTCTTTAGGAGTCAATTGATGCTATTGAAGCAACCCTGAATTTATAAATGGGGTTAATTTTCCATTGTTCATGTTCTTTAACATGGGAAGCTTTTAGTTTTGCTAAGATTTTTACTTGAATAAATCAGTTGTCATTTACCAAAGATTATGACTTCAATGCTTAACTGTATCACACACACTAGATTGATGCTGCTTCATGACTCTCGTAATGAGGATGGAATAAAAAGTTTTTTCCAAGATGTTCAGGAACTATATGTAAAGGTAATATTGCTTCTGCCAACCTGAATCTCTTATAATGTTTGATTTTTCTCATTTCTGCCAATACTACATATTATTCAGCCAATatctatttaagaaatattaaatgatttcagacattttcttttgattttgcttgaaatttttgtgTTAACTGAGTTGTATGATATGGAGTTTATTTTTGTAATGAGTTTGTTTTCATTGCTTAAAGTTTAGAAAATCACTAAAAAGATGGCATCAGTTTATGTTCTGAGTTTGCAAAGATTTTTCACTCGCTTGTGATGTACTTTTCAATGGCTCTTTTAGCATTCATACGCCTAAAAAATCTCAATTTAAATTATAAGTTTTTTAAAGCAATGAAAATGAAATGTGTCCATATGGAGGGGGGAACCCTTCTGTCTGAATTCACTTAATCATGAATGGATCTAGTGGACTTTCTCTGGTGTAAAATCTTAAGCTGATACACAAACTGCATTGTCGCGAAGGGTAACCTTTGAAACACATATTTCTATAAACTAATTTCATTTTAGTAAATTTAGTTCACTTGATCCCCTTGAAGTGATATTTAAAGGAATGAACTCTAAAGGAATTTGAGAGTTAAGCTGTTATGgtaattaattgaaataaatttcaaaaatgatGCTGCATTATATGGTGTTATTTTAGAAATGACTACATTAAAATTAACTAACAGCAATGCTAGAAAGTGGGTATTTGAATATGAGATTTCAATGAGCTCATTGGATGTCTGACATATATATGTTTCATTTTTCGTGTCAAGTCATTGCCCATAATCAAATAGGTGAGCAGTTATTTGCCATGATCATCATTGGGATGTTGCAAAAGGATTGAGCATGCTGCTTACAGGAGCAAAAAATATCAAACAATACAAATGGACTCGTCACGTGCATTATTGTTCACTCTCATGTGTGCTTAGGTGTGCGCATGGCCAAGTGTGTGAGAGAGGCCAAACTCTCTAATCACTGAGCTGTTTCGCCTATTTCCTTCACTTTACGTTAATCCTTACAGTTTAGATGCATTATCTGCTTGCTAGAATAGCATTAGTCAGATTTATAATGTATTTTATTTTCTCCTGCTTATAATCTTGTGAAATTTATTCAGTTTCTCATAAGTTTTTATGATCATCTTTTTGGTTTTGTGTAGATACTTCTGAATCCTCTGTATTTACCTGGATCTCGCATCACATCATCTCACTTCGATACCAAAGTTAGAGCTCTTGCAAGAAAATATCTATAGTGACATCCTCCGCCGAGGATTGCAAAGTTTTGGCATCCTCTATCAAGTATCAGGAATAATGAAGTCAATACATTCCTAATCTTGTTATGGATGATGAACCAACTACTCAATTGTTGATTTATATTTGTTGTATGTTTTGTCTACAACTTCATAATTGCTGATTGACAAATCCACCATGTTTTTTCTGTTATGAACGTTGCTCGAGGAGCCTGCTGTTTGTTGAGTCATTATGGGGTCTACAAGTTACACATAGTGTGGAGTTTACCGGTCCAACAACCCATCATCAGCCGGATGGGCTGTGAAATTAGAGTTCTGTAATCCCTGCTCTAAATTTTTAAGTGGCCTTTTAACCTCTTTGTTTGATTTGGGTGGCTAAATGAAGTACTTATGTTGTAGCCATGCAAAAGGCTGAATTGGTTCGTTCCACTTAACTTTCTGACTCTTAAGTTCCAGTAATACGGATGAAGTCCTATTCGTTTTTGGTTGATGTGTGTGAAGGTAGATGAAATACTTGTCGGGGGTATGTTACGAAGAAATTTATGagtattttatgaataaataatttcaaaaaattaataagataaatTGCAGAATTTATACGAGAAAGGAGAGTCTTGGGCTCTTTTGGTGCGGCGTTTGTCAATTTTCTAGTCTGCTTGATGTAAATTTGGGAGGAATTTTGGGCTCTCTTTTTTTAGGTCAAAAACTTGAGGAAAAAAAATCTACAGattttgagaaaataaaaaaataaaataaattttttttttaatcagcaCGGAAGAATTTGCTGAAGTAAGAAGAGAATTTTAACTGTCATCTAAGAATGGTCCCATTATGATGTACTTTGAGTTGATATTACATGATCCGAGAGAAGGAGAATTAAGTCACCATTGCGGAGCCATGTCAATGCCATATCGGATCTCTGTAAGAGATAAAAGGTGTCGAGAGAGGAGGGGCAAAAAATATGTCAGTTTGGAAGAGATGGCACAGGAAGTCTCTTAATTAAGAGAGGGTGTTTGGCAAGCAAAAAAATTTGGGCATATGCTTAAATAGATGCAGGAGGATTTTGGAATAAGATCATTGGATAGACGGAACGAATAGGAAGAGCTATCTTTTCTGTACTTCTCTGTTGGGCTGGTATATATAGGTGCAGGGGGAGATTGAGGGAGAAAGGAGGTCTGAAAATCAGAAAGGAAGATAAGGGAACAGTGCATTTTTTATTGATTTGGAGCTGTGTTGTTtagttttcaattttttaaaaaaaatattatttctttgcTATTTTATTAGGTCGTTGGAAAGGAAATCAACAGAACACACAGTGAGGTCAGTTTTGTGGTAgcactattttttttagttttctttattatttattatgaatttttattGTCCCCATCAATTTGGTATGCATAGAATCCAAtagtttttggatttttttagggCATCATATGAGGAACTTCATTTGGTTCCTCATTAACAAAGTAGGGGGGTTGCTACTTTCCTTTGGGCAGCCTTCCACCCCTTAATTTTGAATATCATTTGGGGAGGGAGGGATGGACAAAGAGTTGCTGCTAGGGTTTGGTAGCCTTTTACAATGGCCAtaggaagagaaaagaaatagGGTTTAAGAAAAAATGAGGCACGGTTGCTGTGCAGTAGCCTTCTAGTGCcttaagaaaaaaaggaaagcatgGTTGCTGGTGCAATGCACTTCCAGTgcccaaaaaaaaagggaagcaGGGTTGCTGCTGCAGTGCAGTAGCCTTCcaatatccaaaaaaaaggaaAGCACGATTGCTGCAGCAGCAGTAGCCTTCCAATGCTTAGAAAATTGGGATTGGAATGTTAGGGATAGGTATAATGGATGATGGAAAGGAGTAAAACGGAGATAATCATATTGGAATATCAATAATTGATGGTTTGaataaaataggaaaaaaaatgcAGGGAGAAAACGGGTTTAGGTATTTAGGTATTCaatcaaggagaaaaaaatagTGGTTTATGGGTCTGTTAACAGGTTTGTTAACGGATCAGCCATCAAGTTTGGGTTTGTGAGTTAGCGGATGTGGGTTGTGGGTTGCAGGTTATCGGATAGAGTTAAGTGGATTCGAGTTGTGAGTTATCGGGTGCAGTTTTTTGGGTTACTAGTTATCGGGTAATGGTGACGGGTTATCGGGTCAGCGAGTCTTAACAGTCGGTTGGTTGGATTGAGTTAGGTTTGGATTAGGTTGGATCTGGTGTGAGAGTCAGAGTTTAGAATTGGGTTAGGGGTTGTATTAGAGTTAAATTTGTGAACAAGGTTGAGATTAGAGTATGGTTAAGGTTTAGGATTAGAGTTGGGGTTTCACAGTtggcggcggcagaggggggaaggttagggttagggtttcacgGGTGGTGGCGGTGGAGGAGAGAAGGAAGGAGGTACGgtagaagggagaagaaaatttCATAGATAAGATGGAATAGAGGAAATCTAAGGAAAAAAAAGGTTAGGGTTAGAGTTGGGGTTTCACAGGCGGTGGCGGTTGAGGAGGgaaggttagggttagggtttcataGGTGGTGGCGGTGGAGGAGGGAAGGGAGGAGGTAAGGTGGAAGGGAGAGGAAAAGTCCACGGGTAAGGTGGAATAAAGGAAAtccaagagaaagaaaaggagaaaatcaTAAATGATTAATGGAAAAAATAGATAGAAGAAGATGGATGGCTGTGAAAGGTTCCAGTATGTTGATGCCTCATCTCGAAGATGCATAGAAAGGGACCTCTCCCTTGGATCACTATGGAACGCATCCCCAACTAGAACTCGGCTCCTCACCACCTTCCCTTGTACTGTCTCCCTCCTAAAATGTGTTCCGACTCCTGAGGATGGAAGAAATCATCTATTTTCGATCGGGTCTAAGGGGACTGAGAGGAGATTTATTGAGGAAAGGAGGGAGATCACCATCCAGCATACAAATCCATCGGAAATATCCAAATTGCTAGAGACATTGAGAGGGGATCGATCAAGGAGTGGTCAGAGGAGAGGAGGGTGGAGTATAGGGGTGGCGGGGAGAAGAAaatgggttagggttagggttttggcTTTTTTAAAGGCTAGGGCACATAAAACTTTGATGCGCCCTGTttacatatgaaaaaaaaaattatgggaaTGGTCCTATATAATTTCTATAGGTAAACTATTTTCTTTTGAGTATTTtgaatgactttttttttttgtggaggtTATCTTTTATGCGAATGGTTATGTAAATGTTTTATATAATATATGGATGTATAGAAACAAATGTGGAGACAAAGTACTTAAAAAaatgaaattatatatatatatatatatatatatatatatatattgtgttccactctttttcttttattttgatcgTATTTGTTATTTAggaaaaaaagtataaaaaatttgtACCTTCTTTCCCCTTAGCATGAATACTATAATATAAGTTttaaaaatactataatttttaataaattgctAATTTTATCGTTCTCTGTAACTACAGACAtggatttaataaaaattttgtcAAAATTTTTGCTACAAGAGGTTACTGATAAATTAGATCTTTTACCTCCGACATATGGACTATAGACTGAGGATGGTGGGTTTCGAGAGCTTACGTGGACATTGCTCTAGAAGGGGTTTGAGTACAGAATTATAATGGTTTTCAATTTGTTAGGGTATGGGTTTTTGCAAGGCTGATATAAGTTGAATCCGAGGCTGATATAAATGAACTAAAATATTGCTTTGGATTCGAAATTGATGATGTGAATTACCTGGAGAAGGAACATTATAAGTAGATGTATGAGATTGTCAATGCAACTTATGATACTCTTTGGAATAACCATAAGGAGTTGCTACAAAACTACAATCTATTCATTGAACAGTATTGGCAACTGAAAATCGATTATGATACATTGGTGGAAGAAGTTACTAGAAGGATGTTCTGTTCAGATGCCGGGTCATCAGTAGGAAAAAATTCTGTTTAGCAATCTTCGTTGGAGTGTGTTGTTCAGCTTTTAAAATATCATCCATCTTTcagattttgtttcttttttgatGTACTGGTGGAGTACAATATTTTGTTATGTAAATATATAATGATATTAATATGTAGCGATGTATTTGGAAAGATGGAATATATTATTAGCTATATTTTTAGTGTGCaaaaatatgtttgtatatattATGTAAACATATGTTAATACAAATATAAAATGATGTATTCGTAACAAAGAAATATAATATTGATTGTATTTTTTGTATACTAGAATATGATCGTTTGAATGTTCTTGCTGGTTTTGTATTAAACATTATTTTAACAATAATCATAATTTGTGATGGAAAATATGTTAGAAAAAACAACGATAATTGTATTGATCATGGATAATCACCATCTATATTTTGTTTGTCGTTGCATTtatattttaagatattttggatggctctatcatattttttctaatttcttttttgttataggaaaaaatgatatttatggTCAGAACCCCAGTAGCTATAAGAATAAGAGAACAACGGGAATAGGTTAGAGAGATGGTGAGACAGTTAGATGAATATAGAATAGAGCCGAATGTTAATATGATTGAGCATATCGAAATAGTGAATCAAAAAATACAGGATATTATATTTGCAGGATATATCATgaataaagataaaaaattttcagcATTAAGAATGACTCTACTTGAAGTTTGGTAACGTCTGTTAGATCGATTTTGGAGATCAACCGGaccatataaaatat
Coding sequences within it:
- the LOC105047779 gene encoding uncharacterized protein isoform X4; its protein translation is MQSKEIFSGAVGGAGGNWIKKQTHILSCLPYNSCQYFGLSWAYMANMACFIIVSRNDIPIYEAEVGSAPKKEEAAHQHQFILHAALDIVQDLAWTTSAMFLKAVDRFNDLVVSVYVTAGHTRLMLLHDSRNEDGIKSFFQDVQELYVKILLNPLYLPGSRITSSHFDTKVRALARKYL
- the LOC105047779 gene encoding uncharacterized protein isoform X7, yielding MQSKEIFSGAVGGAGGNWIKKQTHILSCLPYNSYTPAFFHILGINQIVAACQTLFPNFFTGCQYFGLSWAYMANMACFIIVSRNDIPIYEAEVGSAPKKEEAAHQHQFILHAALDIVQDLAWTTSAMFLKAVDRFNDLVVSVYVTAGHTRLMLLHDSRNEDGIKSFFQDVQELYVKILLNPLYLPGSRITSSHFDTKVRALARKYL
- the LOC105047779 gene encoding uncharacterized protein isoform X1 — its product is MQSKEIFSGAVGGAGGNWIKKQTHILSCLPYNSYTPAFFHILGINQIVAACQTLFPNFFTGCQYFGLSWAYMANMACFIIVSRNDIPIYEAEVGSAPKKEEAAHQHQFILHAALDIVQDLAWTTSAMFLKAVDRFNDLVVSVYVTAGHTRLMLLHDSRNEDGIKSFFQDVQELYVKILLNPLYLPGSRITSSHFDTKVRALARKYL
- the LOC105047779 gene encoding uncharacterized protein isoform X3: MQSKEIFSGAVGGAGGNWIKKQTHILSCLPYNSCQYFGLSWAYMANMACFIIVSRNDIPIYEAEVGSAPKKEEAAHQHQFILHAALDIVQDLAWTTSAMFLKAVDRFNDLVVSVYVTAGHTRLMLLHDSRNEDGIKSFFQDVQELYVKILLNPLYLPGSRITSSHFDTKVRALARKYL
- the LOC105047779 gene encoding uncharacterized protein isoform X2; translation: MSKEIFSGAVGGAGGNWIKKQTHILSCLPYNSYTPAFFHILGINQIVAACQTLFPNFFTGCQYFGLSWAYMANMACFIIVSRNDIPIYEAEVGSAPKKEEAAHQHQFILHAALDIVQDLAWTTSAMFLKAVDRFNDLVVSVYVTAGHTRLMLLHDSRNEDGIKSFFQDVQELYVKILLNPLYLPGSRITSSHFDTKVRALARKYL
- the LOC105047779 gene encoding uncharacterized protein isoform X5; the protein is MSKEIFSGAVGGAGGNWIKKQTHILSCLPYNSCQYFGLSWAYMANMACFIIVSRNDIPIYEAEVGSAPKKEEAAHQHQFILHAALDIVQDLAWTTSAMFLKAVDRFNDLVVSVYVTAGHTRLMLLHDSRNEDGIKSFFQDVQELYVKILLNPLYLPGSRITSSHFDTKVRALARKYL
- the LOC105047779 gene encoding uncharacterized protein isoform X6; this encodes MANMACFIIVSRNDIPIYEAEVGSAPKKEEAAHQHQFILHAALDIVQDLAWTTSAMFLKAVDRFNDLVVSVYVTAGHTRLMLLHDSRNEDGIKSFFQDVQELYVKILLNPLYLPGSRITSSHFDTKVRALARKYL